GGTGGACGCTGCATAACGTCTGGTTCTGGTGGTTCTACAGCCAAGGCTAAGGCTGGTAAACCGTCTGTCACCAAGTTCATCCAGAGAATTTGTAAAGGTGTGAGGGGAACACCACCTAAACCTAAGATAGGCGCTGCGGCAATAGTTAAAACTTCGCCGATATTACTACCCAAAATGTATTTAATAAAGCGGCGAATATTGGTGTAAACAACTCTACCTTCTTTAGTTGCCGCCACGATGGTAGCAAAGTTGTCATCTAGTAGCACCATATCACTGGCTTCTTTACTGACATCGGTACCAGTGATGCCCATTGCAATCCCGATGTCTGCTTGTTTTAAGGCGGGGGCATCATTCACCCCATCACCAGTCATAGCGACAAATCTACCCCGACGTTGCAATGCTTGGACAATTCGCAGTTTGTGTTCTGGGGCAACTCTGGCATAGATGCTGACTAAATCAACTTGTTGTTCTAGTTCCTGGTCGCTCATACGTTGCAATTCTTGACCAGTCAGTACTCTATCGCCTGCTTGGGCAATGCCCAAATCGATCGCAATGGCGCGGGCTGTCAACTGGTGGTCGCCTGTAATCATGACTGGGCGAATCCCGGCTTGGCGACATTCTGCGACTGCGGCTCTAACTTCTGGGCGTGGTGCATCTAGCATTCCGACCAACCCCAGCCAGACCAAGCCTTTCTCAGATTCTTCATCTGAGCCTTCGGGTGGAACTTCTGTCAGGGGTTTATAAGCAAAACCCAACACCCGCAAGCCTTGACTTGCCATTTGGTCATTTGCAGCTAGAATTTGGCTACGTTGTTCTTCTGTTAAAGGTACTGAGTTTGTACCTAAATGAATTTCGGTGCAACGAGCCAAAATTAACTCTGGCGAACCTTTGGTAAACATCAGGTAAGATTCAGAGTTGATAAAACCAGAAATTGCCGGATCTACACCTGTTAGTGATGGTTCTCCAGTAGCCACTTCCTCTACCTGAGTAATCACGCTCATACGTTTGCGTTCTGAGGTAAAAGGAAACTCACTCACACGAGGTAACTTACTGTTCCACTGGTCTTTTTCAATGCCAGCTTTGCCAGCTAGAGTAACTAATGCACCTTCGGTAGGGTCGCCTAAAATTGCCCATTCCCCTTTTTCTTTTTGCAATACTGAATCATTACAAACGGCGCAAGCGACGAGTAAAGCAGGAATTTCGGGGTAATCTTCAACAGGGATTTTTTGACTATCTAATTGAAAATCCCCAACAGGCGCGTAACCTTCTCCTGTTACCCGAAAAGTTTTGTGATTGGTAAAAATCGATTGCACCACCATTTTGTTCTGTGTCAGAGTGCCTGTTTTATCAGAACAAATGGTAGTGACAGAACCCAAGGTTTCTACTGCTGGCAGTTTCCGAATTAAGGCATTGCGGCGTACCATCCGCTGGGTTCCTAATGCCAAGGTAACGGTAATAACGGCTGGTAAACCTTCTGGTACTACCGCCACCGCCATACTTAAAGAAACTTCTAAAAGGTCTTGTAAATTGCTAAAACCTCTGGCCTGGATGATACCGCCAATGACAACGATCGCCACCAAAATTAAGGAACCAGAAACTAGAACGTTACCCAGTTGCGTCATCCGTTGTTGCAAAGGTGTGGGTTCAGTCTCTACCGATTGCAACATGGTGGCAATTTTACCTAGTTCTGTGGTCATTCCTGTGTTTGTCACCAGAACTTTACCGCGTCCTTGGACAACTTCGGTGCCTTGAAAAACTAAGTTAAGGCGATCGCCTAAAGATGTATCTTCGGGTAGTTGCAGAATTGCCTGCTTGTTGACAGCTTCTGCTTCGCCTGTCAGTGCTGATTCACGTATTTGTAAACTAGACTGTTCGATTAAGCGTCCATCTGCGGCTATCTGCACTCCAGCTTCTAGCAGCATGACATCTCCTGGAACGATTTCTTTAGAGGCTACATCCAACAGTTTTCTATCACGGATGACTCGCACTAAGGGAGAAGCCATTTGTTTAAGCGCGGCTAAAGCTTTTTCCGCACGGCTTTCTTGCACATAACCAAGGATGCCATTGAGAACCACAATTGCCATAATTGCAACTGTATCTTTGAATGGCACTTCTCCTGGCTTGAGTTGACCAGCTTGCCAAGCGGTAAAATCCAAAAACCCGGATATCAAAGCCACTGCAATCAGCATCAACAACATAATGTTCTTGAACTGATCGAGCAAAATTTCCCAAGCACTGCGGCCACCATGTTCTTCTAATTCGTTGGGGCCGTATTTTTGCAACCGTTGTTCAACTTCTTGGGGTGTTAAGCCACTGTCTGCCTTACTATCCAGCAGGTCTAGAGCTTTATCAACTTCCAAAGTATGCCAAATTGGGGTACTTTCAGGCAGAGAATTAGCAGACATTGTGTTAGGTTACAGGAAAAGGTTACAAAATTCGATCATAATTTAGTGATGGCAATAAAACCATTCACTAAAGTTACATTAGGTTATTACTAACTTGTACAAGTTTAAATGTGTTTCCTGACATTTGCTAACTTTTTTTAAGTTAGGATTTTGTGTATTCTTATGTAATTCATCGTATTTGTAAAAACATTTTCTCAAAAATTGTTCCCCAAAAAATTTGCGGTTCCGTCTAGAGGTCATAGCAAAATCTTTGCTAGGCGTGCTAAACCGGGGAATATATATGCTTAATATAAATTTTGCACTCCCTCATTAGACTGCAAGCCAGATGTTTGGGCAAAGGACAATTCGACCGCTTACGGCTGCCTCCCTATGTGGCATTGCTTTTATTGACGATAGACTGATTGCGATTGACAGTACAAAAGGGCATCTACTAGAGATTGATCCTGAATCTGACAATAGCAAAATTATCAATCCGCACCAGGTGAAAGAATTTAATGATGTCACCGGTTTAGCAGTTTGGGAAGATACCCTCTGGGTAACTCGTGGTAATAGTGTTTATTTATCGAAGTTGGGATCTTTAGGGCTGGAACATTTTGCCACATTGCCTTATACAGCTAATGGTGTAGCTGTTTGGGACTCAACAGTTTATATTAGCTGCCAAAAGCTGGGTTACATTTTGATTTTTGACCGGAATACGCGGAAAGAAATTACCAAATTTTATGCGCCTGGAGTTGGTGTAGAAAATTTGACAGTGACTCAAGAAACTCTGTGGATTTGCGATCGCACTGAACAAACAGTTTACTCGATGGATCGGGCAACGGGTGAGCTAAATTTTAGTGTGCTGACACCGTTTGATTCACCAACAGGTATCGCCGTACATCACGATGGTGAGACAGGGAAAGATACGCTTTATGTCGCTTATGCCTCTGAGGAGCCTTATATCCGCGATAATCCCAATGCTGACCCAAATCATGAGTTAACTTACCGCGATCGTACTTTCATTCACCCGCTGTATTACTATTACAATCCTGATAAGCGCTACGCTCTTTCTAATGGCTATCTCATTGAAATGTCCTACGCCGAAGAAATTGCGCCCTTAGAAGAAGTGTATCTCCCAGATGTTGAATGGCGTATAGCTTTACCCTCAGAAACAGAACGCCAAACACTTAAACACGTTGAACCTATTGGTGTCCCTTTTACAGAAGAAGTAATTGACGGGCAACGGGTGGCAGTATTTAAATTTGAGGCTTTAGCTCCTGGGGAACGGCACGTGTTTGGCTGGAAGGCATTGTTAGAAGTACGGGGAATTAAGTATCGAATTACGCCTAAAGATGTTGAAGACTTGCCAGAACTTTCCGCAGAATTTCAAAGTCGTTACTTAGTAGATGACGATGATTTGGCAATGGATACTTCTATTGTCCGCAATGCAGCCCATGATGCTATTGGCTCTGAAACCAACTT
This window of the Nostoc sp. HK-01 genome carries:
- a CDS encoding cation-transporting ATPase encodes the protein MSANSLPESTPIWHTLEVDKALDLLDSKADSGLTPQEVEQRLQKYGPNELEEHGGRSAWEILLDQFKNIMLLMLIAVALISGFLDFTAWQAGQLKPGEVPFKDTVAIMAIVVLNGILGYVQESRAEKALAALKQMASPLVRVIRDRKLLDVASKEIVPGDVMLLEAGVQIAADGRLIEQSSLQIRESALTGEAEAVNKQAILQLPEDTSLGDRLNLVFQGTEVVQGRGKVLVTNTGMTTELGKIATMLQSVETEPTPLQQRMTQLGNVLVSGSLILVAIVVIGGIIQARGFSNLQDLLEVSLSMAVAVVPEGLPAVITVTLALGTQRMVRRNALIRKLPAVETLGSVTTICSDKTGTLTQNKMVVQSIFTNHKTFRVTGEGYAPVGDFQLDSQKIPVEDYPEIPALLVACAVCNDSVLQKEKGEWAILGDPTEGALVTLAGKAGIEKDQWNSKLPRVSEFPFTSERKRMSVITQVEEVATGEPSLTGVDPAISGFINSESYLMFTKGSPELILARCTEIHLGTNSVPLTEEQRSQILAANDQMASQGLRVLGFAYKPLTEVPPEGSDEESEKGLVWLGLVGMLDAPRPEVRAAVAECRQAGIRPVMITGDHQLTARAIAIDLGIAQAGDRVLTGQELQRMSDQELEQQVDLVSIYARVAPEHKLRIVQALQRRGRFVAMTGDGVNDAPALKQADIGIAMGITGTDVSKEASDMVLLDDNFATIVAATKEGRVVYTNIRRFIKYILGSNIGEVLTIAAAPILGLGGVPLTPLQILWMNLVTDGLPALALAVEPPEPDVMQRPPFSPRESIFARGLGSYMIRIGIVFAIITIILMEWAYHHTQTVTGEGLDPERWKTMVFTSLCIAQMGHAIAIRSNNQLTIEINPFSNLFVLGAVVVTTILQLMLVYVPPLRDFFGTHWLPPEELAICIGFSALMFVWIEGEKIFFRLMGKRTV
- a CDS encoding transglutaminase domain-containing protein gives rise to the protein MFGQRTIRPLTAASLCGIAFIDDRLIAIDSTKGHLLEIDPESDNSKIINPHQVKEFNDVTGLAVWEDTLWVTRGNSVYLSKLGSLGLEHFATLPYTANGVAVWDSTVYISCQKLGYILIFDRNTRKEITKFYAPGVGVENLTVTQETLWICDRTEQTVYSMDRATGELNFSVLTPFDSPTGIAVHHDGETGKDTLYVAYASEEPYIRDNPNADPNHELTYRDRTFIHPLYYYYNPDKRYALSNGYLIEMSYAEEIAPLEEVYLPDVEWRIALPSETERQTLKHVEPIGVPFTEEVIDGQRVAVFKFEALAPGERHVFGWKALLEVRGIKYRITPKDVEDLPELSAEFQSRYLVDDDDLAMDTSIVRNAAHDAIGSETNLLRKMYSIRNYVYDELSYGIKPYIDTPDIVLERGVGSCGEYVGVLLALCRLNGIPCRTVGRYKCPPYSEHQGVPLQPDFNHVWLEFYIPNFGWLPMESNPDDLGYGGPYPTRFFMGLCWYHIEIGKGITFESLNSQGTRLTKEDIPIGDLAINHIRFTILKELPPF